The genomic stretch TCTACCTGAGTTCATCCTGATGGGAATCACAAGGAGCTCTGAGCTTCAACTCCCCTTGTTTGGAGTCTTCTTCATCATATATGCTGTAACCGTCGTAGGAAACCTCGGCATGATCATTCTGACCAAGCTGGACTCTCACCTACACACCCCGATGTACTTTTTCATCAGACACCTGGCTTTCATTGATCTTGGGAATTCCACGGCCATCTGCCCCAAGATGCTGGTGGATTTTCTTGTGGATCACAAAGCCATTTCTTTCTATGCATGTGCCATACAGTTGTCATTCTTCCTTATGTTCATCATCAGtgaattctttattttgtctGCCATGGcgtatgaccgctatgtggccatctgcaaccCTCTTCTCTACAATGTGATCGTGTCTCAGAGACTTTGCTATGTGCTTGTGGGCATGTCATACCTCTACAGCATCTTCCAGGCTCTGCTGTTCACCAGTAAGATTTTCAAACTCAGCTTCTGTGGCTCTAACGTCATCAACCATTTCTATTGTGATGATGTTTTCTTGCTACCTATGCTCTGCTCAAATTCTCAAGAAATACAGTTgttgatcattttattttcagcatTGAACTTGATCTCCTCTCTTCTGGTAGTCCTTGGATCTTACATTCTGATTCTGATAGCCATATGTCGAATGTATTCTGCAGAAGGCAGGAAAAAGGCTTTTTCTACCTGTGGTTCCCATCTGACAGTGGTTGTGGTGTTCTATGGCACTCTGCTCTTTATGTACTTGCAGCCTCAATCTACTCACCCCttagaaaatgacaaaatagcCTCTGTGTTTTATACTTTAGTGATCCCCATGATTAACCCCTTGATCTACAGTTTAAGGAACAAGGAGGTAAAAAGTGCCTTCTACAGGGTATTaaagaatcaatttaaaattaatacttaATGTTCAGTACTATGtatcataataaattataaaaacataagtACTATTTTACAATATTCTTTTGTTTAATCATGTCACTAAGATAACTTAGATATTTATCACATTCTTAATATGTTATATcagcacacatttttatttatttctttttctatccaTTTTTTAGAAGGCCTTTAACTTTTTTGAGATTTCCCATTCCCTCTTAAAAACCTGTCCACATAATTCTCCAgactctccttcaaatttattGCCTCTTTTAAACTAATTGCTAttgtatacacatatttattcatatatatacaaatattcataAATCTGGCCCTTTAAGTTTATGCCATGTTGCTTCTATCGTTGTGCAGGAAAtcttctttttgtaattttagtatgttatcTATAAAATTCAAGCTAGACCTTAGCTCTTTGAAATGTTCATTATGCCTGACACTCTGCACCACACCTTGCATTTTCTTCACTGTCTGCCTCCAATTCTAGTAACTTTTGTGATATTATTTTGAATTGAATtcccatatacatatgtgcatcatgtaataatttaatatttctgttaTGTATGTTATTTTAATTAGCAGATTTTCTATAAGATAATTATTATAAATTGAAGCTTCTACTTTCTATTTGAAAGTTGTATAATCATTCATTATGCAAATGTATAGATATACATTGCTTAAGTTAATATAGAAGGAGTTATCTCTATTAGATTATGATTTTTGAGACTGACATCATTTTCATGGCTGTGTACTCAAAAGAGGAATGCTAACTATGGtgtgctttttaaatataatatttaatattctctcTCCTGTATATCCACACTGGTTGCACCAATCTGCACATCTCTATGAGTCTAAATGAGTCTCCTCATTTCAATGAGAATATCATTATATCCCACTAAGAGGCTACCCCTCTGCTTACTAAGCCTTGTGATCTCATTTAAAGTATTGTTAAATCTTTTGTGTTAATGTTTTAATgatattatctttttaaacatttattgtttaaaaatttattttatttttgagattataaatttATTACAgaatttcttcattctctttcttctctcaacaCTCTCCCATATAAATGTTtagagtttctttaaaattcattgcctcttttttcttcattaatgggTATTTCATGCATATACCTGTATATCCCTAAATATAAACTATGTAATCTATATAATGCtacctgtatgtatattttaatataagcaTATAATATTTTGGGACATAATATTTAGTGTACTCCAATTAAATTCCTTCTAACTCCTTTCATACCTTGTCACTTTTCTTTCGGGAATTAATGCATGTTTTTCTAAACCCACTGAATCCTCTGAGTGCTGCTAGTATGTGCATATCAGTAGGACCATTAGTTTTCTATAAACACCAAAAATATTAGCAGGTAGCTGTACTTTCTTGCAGAATCTTTGTTGAACTTAGGGTGATTCAGGTTccataaaatatgtttataagaATTCTCATTGATGTTTTTGTGAAATGCATTTAGTGTTATTGgcataactatattttaattagcaCAGAAAGAACAGGTTTCATTAAGACATATTTATGCACAATTTGCTTTGATTCATCTTCTTCCCTTGTTGCCTCCTCTATTTTCCCACCTCTCTCCAGTGCAATCCTTCCCCACCCCTAGCAGTGTATTTGCTTTGCTAAAGTATTATAGATGCTATTACTTTCCTTAGCTCCTTTCCATAAACCACTCTCTTTTTGTCTCAGGTCCCACTTTCTAGTTTCTAGGCCTTCTCACACTTATATAAATTCACACATAAAATCAATAGCTACTATTTTATATAAGGTAGAAAATTCAATATTTGTCTAACTtatagaaattttaataatataatagcTAGTCTAGTAATTTCCCTCAtactttaataatttcattttcctttttggaTGAATAAGATTTGGATGTGTAAGTTTGCCATTATTTATTCAACTTATTAGCTTCTTGGAAggttatatttcttaatattgcTAATTGTGCTGCCCTGAACATGGGTGTGAAAGTATCTTGGTGGCAAGCTATGAAGTCCTGAAAGAATTTTAAAGGCTTGCAATGCATCACTCTTTGAAATTTTGGTAGCATTCAAGTGTATAacaatttgttttttgtcttttttctgttgGGTTGTTTTTAACTGCTATTTGTACCagattttgattttgtattttgttctaCTAATTTCAATGCTATTCTCTTCTGATTATGCATATATCCAGTTACTATAGCTATGTTTTATGTAATCCTTATAGGTGACATATTTCTGTGAATTTgcctataatttctttttatcatcttttttattttattgatttttattgagctctacattttttttctgttccccttccttccttttccctccccttcaaccctctcccaaggtccccatgctcccaattaactcaggagatcttgtctttttctacttcccatgtagattagatctatttatgtctctcttagtgtcctcattgttgtctaaattctctgggattgtgatttgtaggctagttttcttagctttatggttaaaaaccacatatgagtgagtgcatgtgataattatctttctttgtctgggttacctcactcaaaattatgttttctaactccatccattttcctgcaaaattcaacatgtcattttttttctgttgtgtagtactccattatgtaaatgtaccacattttccttatccatttttcagtcaaggggtatttaagttgtttccaggttctggctatgacaaacaaagctgctatgaacatagttgaacacatgtccttatggcaagattgagcatcctttggatatataccccaaagtgg from Microtus ochrogaster isolate Prairie Vole_2 linkage group LG9, MicOch1.0, whole genome shotgun sequence encodes the following:
- the LOC101997484 gene encoding olfactory receptor 8K5-like; the encoded protein is MGQKNTTSLPEFILMGITRSSELQLPLFGVFFIIYAVTVVGNLGMIILTKLDSHLHTPMYFFIRHLAFIDLGNSTAICPKMLVDFLVDHKAISFYACAIQLSFFLMFIISEFFILSAMAYDRYVAICNPLLYNVIVSQRLCYVLVGMSYLYSIFQALLFTSKIFKLSFCGSNVINHFYCDDVFLLPMLCSNSQEIQLLIILFSALNLISSLLVVLGSYILILIAICRMYSAEGRKKAFSTCGSHLTVVVVFYGTLLFMYLQPQSTHPLENDKIASVFYTLVIPMINPLIYSLRNKEVKSAFYRVLKNQFKINT